TGGAAATGTATAAAAAGACATGGAAATTCCAACAAACACAATCAAACTCTGTCATatttaaaattgtcattttaggGTGTGTAGACAAAGCTGATATTTTCCGAAATTCTATACCCCAATTTCTTGACACAAAAGATGACCCAGGACAATGTTACTCTGCATGTGGATATAGCGAGTTCTTCGGTATACTGTTTCATGAGGTAAGAAGTATATGCATTAGATGGATGAAATAATGGTTATTAgttattcttatttatttaagCTCGAATGTGATGAAAGCATGGAACATCTTTGAATCACTCTCGAAAATAACAATACTGTTGTCATAGGAAAAGGTTTAGTCATGATCCCAATAGCGCTCTCGAACCGACTACCTCCTGGTTTAGCGGGGAACACTCTAACTATTAGACCACGCCTTCCctaataaataaatgattgatGTGTAGTAATATGAGAAGTAAGATGAAAAGTTCTGtatcattgtatttatttatacatattttcacCAAGATAAAAGTACATCAAAATCTTTTGTTCATGGACTTGACATCAACAAGTCATTTTATATCATTCTATAATTGATAATTATTTCAGTGCTACTGCTTAACAAAAGAAGCGATATCTGCAGTTCAGAATAAAAGGAAGTTCTGCAACCAGTGTCTGAACGGACACTCAGCTCCACAAGGGCCTGCATGCGGAACCTATAACATCACAAGTAATATCGCTTTGTACAAAGTAAATAAAGCAGGTACGTGCGATTTAatctttaaatcaatattttatatctatatacCTTTTCAATGGTCAAAAATCATTTTTCCAGGGAAGATGACTAATGACCATAGTCGGGAAACTGTTGAGTGAGATATAGCTTTACTTAAAGTCCCATAACACTTTTAATTTTGTGATAAAACATATAAAGCAGCTGTCCATTTAGCTGTAAGGCATAATCACGTGACTGTATAGAAAGGCACTACTTTCAATGTTGCGCATGAACTTATACAATTACAgtcaaaaagggaggtaatcataaacaatggattcaatcATATAGTcttctaaatattcaaatatttgacaaatatttgagaaactaattatcgaaaataagatttaacaacaAAAAGACATGTTTATGTTGGTGGCAAAAAATGTGACAGCCACAAAGTAAACAAAGGAAATATGGGCCTTtaagatatgaaatatatttgtcttggaAGGATCAAGTGAACTTTTGCCCACGATCGAAATTTGATCGGAATTCAAGCTAACGTGCGAAAATATATATGAAGAGCAGGTGACCGGAATTCTGCAGCAGAAGTCACGTAATACTTAAACAATTCAATGTTCATTTTGTAtcttgataaaatgataaatgtcaaTAAGAGGAACCGAAAAGCTCTATAGTGCTACATTCACAGAGGAAAATGGTAGAGCTATTTCCAGTTTTGTTCTTAATTTATTCAGCTTGTAACTTTTTAATCAATGCCATTTACTCCACTAAAATGGTTTAATGTAGCTTGACACCGCAAACGACGCTAACGGGAAGTCAAAACCAGAAATTTCCTTTCACTTGATTATtgttaaaaatgtcttttatcatattttgttttaaatcaatcATACGTAAAAGAgatatttcttataattattgGTGATTATGAAGTTATAGTTCTTCATGTACCAATGTATCAAATAacaaacatgtacaaaatgtgaaatattaaataatgaaaagcaaTTCACTTTATACATATTCATGGTAGAGTAAGGACTCCGGAATGACACTAATTCCCTACATGGCATTCTCGCACACTAACGTCTATCACAGTCCTCCGGTTTGTCTCTGCACTATGTTGAACTTCTATGTTGGACTTGGGAttaaagaaaacaagaaacaTCAAACTTTCAGGGTAAACGCCGCAGGATACAATGACTTTATTTATCAGCGGTTTAAACCTCTTAAAaggtttttatacgcccgaaaggacgtattatgttatacctccggtgtccgtctgtccgtccgtctgtccgtcagttagcaatttcgtgtccgctctgtaactcttgaaccccttgaaggatttcgaacaaacttggcacaaatgttcacaacatcaagacgacgtgcagagtgcatgtttcggaggGCCGGtataatgaagtatttcgacacCCATATAATACTGAAcctcggtcattattctatagaaaatgtgactcctttcctgtaaaatattgactccccttataaaaatctgactccctttgaaaactctatagaatagcgacccccggtcattattctatagaaaaactgacccctccaagtaaaatactgactccctaaagatgactcccttcgaatctcatagaataacgaccccggttattattctatagaaaaagtgactccttccatgtaaaatactcactgccgaaattactacattcgaactctcatacaatatcgattcccggacattattctatttaaaaaagttactctttccgtgtaaaacatcGGCTCctaaaagactttcgacgataatatctattaaaaagtgatccccaacaaacctaacggacaattttactagatctacaactctaataccctccattgccaatagttaacattttgattgtactactactactggtgccgctacttctattgctattactacatgtacttcttcttctactactactactactactactactactactactactacttctactactacaactgctactactgatactagtatacctgcttccactaatacgtcttgtacatcaacctcttcttctcctgctgctgttgttgctgtcacttattcctctgctgctgctgctgctgctactgcaactgccactaccattgccactactactactactactactactactgctactactttcTATTTgtccgctaccgtactttactgccactgctaagtattgcaacttctattaatactaagttctatgctagcagtttcttgtgcagttttcttctgaagaattatttcataccgaagtttgcagggattattgacactggtgtgttgtgtgaacgtattgtgaattgttattttcctgaaaaagatgtatacaccaagatacagcgtctagaaatagaatcccttttcccgttgcggaatgctcagatttctgtgtcaagtgaaggtatctggggctaatggtcaaacggaaggacggacggacaagggcaaatctatatgccccctcacccgagtgggggcataaaatgcagcaattaggccttagatacatgagttatcactaaatttgaacaaatgaccgggggtcgtttttttatgggagtcaatattcttcgtgaggttcagtttacttcacgtaggggagtcatagtactatgatctggaggtcataatactatgaccgggggtcactttttctatagaataatgaccggggggtcattattctatgggggtcgaaatacttcattacaccggcttcaaggtcaaggtcacacttaaacgtcAAAGGTGATATAGTTTTGTTCCGTGTGCGctcagtaactcttgaactgcttaaaggattttaaagaaacgtggcacaaatgttcaccacataaaGACgccgtgcagagcgcatgtttcggatggctggcttcaaggtcaatgtcacacttaatgtcaaaggtcatatggctttgtttcgtgcccgctctgtaactcttgaactgcttgaaggattttaaagaaacttggcacaaatgttcaccacaatgagacgAAGTGCAGAGcgcgtcaaggtcaaggtcacacttagcggtcaaaggtcatatgactttgtttcgtgtttatattgctctgcattggggttctcttgtttttatttggcagatccctttttttgttcacttacaataattttttttgaattacttccctttaatgttactaaaaatatcttattttgtaacgtttttattaATGGCCttagggaaaaccgagaccacacaaggatggtacctccaatttttaggtgtatttttacatatctgtacctggtaggGATTTtagagaatgttttttttttttaatttcttccctttgttgttcctgtcctttgggtttcaacagtcaagttctttaaattttacccccttcctctgatataacccgtcgggcgtatattgccccgcttggcggagctcttgtttgaTCTGGTGTTGAATCAAGTGTCGTGACAGTTTTAGTTAAAATCATAAAGTCTTCCGATAACACAGAATGCTGAATTATAGCAAGCATTTAAAATTAGCATCACAATGCTAGCTTTCCAACTGTAACCACCGGCAAGAACTAGTATCTCATTAGCTGGTATTACTTATGTAAATGTCGTAGAGTAAAAAGCTAAATAGAAATATAAAGTGAATTAAAATTGGTtattgaaagtccaagtaaacacTAGGGGTAAATCCCGCTTTTGAAAGCTAATTAGTTAAAATGTTTCAGACGCAAGACTGCTGTTTCAGCTCTGTAAAACCCAAATCCATGTTTTGGGCGCCATTGACGAAGGGGTTTTATGCATAGGGCTAGCTAGTAACCttacatcaaaatatttgtttggtaGATGATGGGTTCGCTTTGGGAATGGCTCAACTGCAACTTACTGAAACAATAGATGTAattatcaaagataatttattgcatatatatgTAATATCATGTCTAAATATATCGATGCATAAAGACTAAGTGCAATGAAGCAAATCAGTATTCATATAAACAAGTAAATGGTATAGAGTAACATATACATTGACAGTTTATGATTATGTACAAAAGCTTTTTTCATGACTaattatttatagaatatacTAATTAGACGAGCTGCACAAAGTTTATGTAACAAAGATCTAGGAATGAACATCATAACAGTACTAACCTGAAACAATAGATGTAATTATCAAAGATTATTTATTGCATATATATGTAATATCATGTCTAAATATATCGATGCATAAAGACTAAGTGCAATGAACCAAATCAGTATTCATGAACATCGATATACAAAGTCATGGGTGAAAGGTTAGCGTTTGTTAGCGGAGTGGGTAGTATAACAGGATAACGGGACTATTGGATGTGTGACGTATAGGATCATTGTTCAGTATCACTTATCTTAAAGCTGTCACTCTTTTATAAAAGGATAGCTTTAAACCAAAAATTCAATAACCAATTTTAATTcactttttatttctatttagcTTTTTACTCGACGACATAAACAGACATACCCAATCGAACGTTGTTACTTTCGGGATGATACTCACTTCCTACTTACTCTTTACAATTTAATAATGTTACAGTGGACGAGAATTCTGATATACCAGTTAATGAGCTAACTTCAGACCCATATAAGGTATGCCTCGGTTATATGCCGAAGAAGGATTCCTACAAGTGGGCTAGGTGTGCTGCTGAGATGAGGACAGTGTGTAAATATGGTAGGTATAAGCatacaaaatgtaatttcaaaCATAATCTTTTGCTGAGATAAAGTATCCGTATGGACAGCTTTTCCAGTTGAGTGTTATTTTAGTTATTTAAGACAAACACAATTTGACATTTCCAACATTGCATTTTCAACGAATGAATTAAGTGAAATTATTTTCTAAACCTGAAAACCTAAGATTCAAAAAGGCATTTAGAATATATCTCTTTATTATTTGTAGCAataacttaaagttttttttatttacaattttaggAACacatattataatacaaaatgtattttaaaacatgtttgaatCATGGACATATAATTTTTACGTgtgaatattacaaaataattttgaaaacgcTTTTTAAAGTTATTACAAATTCTGCAGATTATGGAAAGGCTAGACTAAAGAACAAATATCACAGAAAGTAATACATGGCCAGtttgaaacattttgtgaaatattgtacATTATGCAGATGATGGAAAGGTTAGGCCAATAGCTGATTGGGCGCCATGGATTGGATCAATGATAAGATGCCATAAAAACCAAAGTGACCCTGTAACATTTTCCGACATGAGAGTTATAGGAAAAGATTCAAGTGACTCTTTGATGTGGACGGGAGTTGTACGGAGTCAGGTTATCTACAGGTATACAGACCATCGTAAGTAGGATATTGAATTGATGAATTATTAGCAGCATGTCTTCTGATTGTCTTCAAGTtcgtttaaaatgaaaatgccCTTCAATCTGCTATTAACTGTAAATAAAAGGTTTAAGGCGCTGAGGTATAGGAAAGCCGAAGACATATTATGACATTCATACTGCGGAAGTGTTACATTACCAGTTCGTCAAGCTGTGATGGTTAATATGTGAGCAAATTAGGCACTTTGTGAAACATAGCATAGACTTGAATGAAAGGTAACTTTACATGCAAAATGTAAAAGTGTTTTAtcgcattttaaaaataataaacacgATCACATCTAATTTCAAGTGGAGGAAAATACATTGCAGATGAAATGTTTATTGTTAATTTTTCAAATAGATTATCTTTACTGTTATTTTCGCTCATAACGTGATTTTAGTAAACGGTCCTGTTACGGTCTTTCCGTGCTGCTGTTATTTCTTACGTACGTATTGACGCCTCCAAATGTAGACGGCGTGTAGCGCTTCCCTGAAATATGGACCGGGCAAAAAACGAGCTAGCAGTGATTCCGGGCAATGTAGATATCTTACACTATATACCGCATAAAATGACTTTGGGCAATACAAACCGAACTGGAAATATGTAGATTTTACCACGTCCCAAAAATTAAATTGCAACTTGTTAGAATTTGACATGCTTATTTTTCTAGAAAACCCTGCAAGACAAGATATTACACGGTTTGGTTACGTGACGAAACATCCATTAGATGGCTTTGTTCTTAAGTTCACGCCGGATAATATCAAATACTGGGCACTGTGTTTAAATGGTTTGTAGTATCATTTCTtgcttttttacttttaatgtaAAAGGAGAATTGTTTGTATTATCTTTATGCATGCATACAGTCAGTAGATACAagttaatatttaaatgttttggcCTGAAGAAACAAAACAAGCTCACTTGTTAAAAAACAAGCTTTTATATTGGAAGTGATTCATTTCTTTAGATTTCAAAGCACAAAATACCAAATAGaacaatatgatattttaatttagaaatattgaaCGTGagtttattttaaaagcattatttacatttttctttatttttgatatCCATGATATTctatttgttttgaaattgaatAATTTACCTAAGAGtttctcatatattttaataattcgATGCAGGCAAATCACCACTGAGTACAACATATGTTTCACCAACAGAAACAACAGGGACATCAGCTTGGGTCACGGATGGGACATATGGAACGGTATCTTCGACACTTGAAACAACAGTTATAAGAGAAACCAGGTCTGCAAGTCAGACAGGGACTAATGGTGATTTCCAGTTATTTATAAGCTAGTAGTACATGTGCGACTTTgtttaaccaaacaaaatatGAGTCCAAATCACATTACTtcctaaatgaaaaaaaaggacTTAAATCCAGTATTAATTGTCGCGTTAAATGTACGTAGACTCCTTAAAACAAAACCTTACAACAGTATCCTTTGtacatttgaaagaaattttgtaGGAAAAGGTACCCGACGCTTTTCCTAAACTGTTATTCATTCAGTATTGCGCTGTTAAATTTCAACCTCATCTTTTAGCTATACATTTGTACATACCTTTAGCTAGACAAATTTTAAATCTGCTattatttaataatattgctttgaaaatgtttgaattatggAGTTGCAATGttcaacctttgacctttgattgaTTACGATTACACAACACAAATCTTCTACATTTCCTTGTATAATGATATTGTATATTTTTGGCATTAAGctagttttctttattttgttcataaacttttaTGCATGATTCAGCAATGACTCGAAATGTGTCAGCGTTGTCAAAGGTGggagaattttttaaatttttttgcgaTGGTTTCAAACCTTCCTTTACGaaaataatgtatgttttatattgCAGTGCCTGTGTATGTACTTGTACTTGTAATAGTAGTGTTTACGTTGGTCATAGTCGGACTTGTAGCTTTATTGTTATGGAAAACTCAGTAAGTAACCAAAGCAGCTCATCTGGTTCATTTATTCAATTAATTTTCTTTCTGCTAGGCGTTTACTATTTGTTGTCATTATGATTATCGTTATGGTAGTGCTTTAATTCAAACATCTTTGGGCCATAGAGATCCCCGTCTGTGACTTCAATAAATGCCCGGAGGGCAACATGACTTTTCCGCTACACTGAAGCtgctggaaagtcgacatatgacctaaGTGTGTGTTTTTGCGTGACTTTAACCGCaacacatttttgtttctttgttttgttggttttaacgtcgcaccgacacaataataggtcatatgtcgactttccagctttgacctCCAGATGCcactacgtgcattatttcatcacgggcggcccCTGGGTAGAAGAACCGACcatccttaagccagctggatggcttcttcacatgaaaattcaacgcctcgagtaagactcgaacccatatcggtgaggggcaagttatttgaagtcatagaccttaaccactcggtcacggagacCCTCTAACCTCAAGTCAAAATAAAAGAATAGAAACATCAAATCTATATTGATAATAACTGCAACAAAAACGTAACATCAGAAAAATTCAAGGAAAAGAGTGTCCACGAAATAGTTTCATGCAAGTTGCTTGCTTTAATAAAAGTAATAACTTCTGAAACTTTAAATGTAGTTTACATTCGAATTTCTAGGTAGGATCGTTTGATTTGATTGGCAAACGAGCGTTTTGCATTATGCGGTtcatattaaaacaattattgcAGAAAACACAAGAACCAGTATACTGGGAACCAGACGGTTGCAAATAACGTAGCATATTCGAACGTCTATAGCAACAAaacagagtcggatggtcctgaTGACGTTTTCCGTACCACCGGATCAACCGCCAGACCTTTAGACAATTTACAACAAGGTGTTGCGGATGATCATTATGAAGAGCCGCTGTCTATTCAAACAACAAATAGCTTTCATAGTTACGACACTCCTCCATCCAATCAGCCTTCGACTACCGACCATTATGACAAACCAAAACAAGGACAGGTGGCCGGAGCATATGAATCACTTGGTCCTAAGGATGCTAATAATTACGATAAAGTCAAAAGTAGCTGTCCTAAATACAATACTCCTCCATCCAATCAGCCTTCGGCTACCGgccattttgacaaaacaaaagaaGGACAAATGGTCGGAGCATATGAATCACTAGGTCCTAGGAATGCTCAGACTTATGACAGTGTCATAAGTTAGTGATTTACAAATCTGAATTCTATTACCTTTTTCAGTCTCTGTTTTATGCTGTTTGAATCCGTTTTCATTAGGAAACTCATAAGATGTGATGCTACTCAGCTTAAACGTTTGAACAAAGTAATCTAACGTTGTGGATACGTTTGAAACAGTGCAACAATTGTGTTTGAAAAGTTTAGTGATATGTGCATGAAGTATTACAACATTAGCTGTGACACGTTTCAAATCAGGCGTATGTGATTAGTGCATTATATCTACAATATTGTGCATTATTTGCTGCCTGTTGTATATGATATTATTAAAActatttctattgttttaaccAAAGCACTGTAgccttttttaattttcttaaccTTGCCTAAACAGTTGTTTCGTGACTTGTACACGTGACTGATTGTGTGGAGATCACGTAGCTGTAGGTATAATGAGAGGTCTTGAATTTGCCCAaacaattaaatatattattCGTCTGATAGCTGGCCTTTAAGAAAAACAATGCTAAACTAAATGTAAGAAAACATAAATAATGGATTAATGCTAGAGTAGGAAATGGATTTTGTGAAAACGGAAACCAAAACActgtttaaatatatcaataaaatgatTGCAAACCATTTCTTGGTTCAGAAATGTGGCGCAATGATATACAGTTAAATTACACTTGTTTGTATATGTAGGTTTTAGCTGTCAGCAAAATCTATGTCTTTGACAATATCAAACCGTCTTAACAATCCAGAAGAGATGgcagaaaacatgtaaaaatgttgagGTATCATGTACGATTTTCTGGAAACGTGAATGACATGTCTGATAATTTAAAAGTAGATAGTAAAGCTGTAGCCAAGCAGTCGTCTTCGCAGGTCATACGGCTTTGATCAGATATACTTTAAAAGAATGCGTCTTTAtaactattttagaaataaatcaatCCTGTTGGGAGAAAAAGCATCGAGTAAAATAAGCGTACCTTACATATAGAACTATTATAATGCTATCATAATACAGATTTGATTCTACGTCCCATACCTTTTCTTGTTTGCATGTATCTGGCTCTCACAAACAAAAATTAGATCATATGATGTATTTGTAGGGTAGCGAAGAATGAATCAAGCTGTCCCTCTGGATACTGTTTCACACACGCGCAAAAGTAGAACAACTGACTGTACGATAGCTAGACttcctaaaaaaaaaagactccttcataaataagataaaatgatACTTTTCCATGTTTCAGTTTGCTATATCCCCTCACCTGACCTACATAGatttaaatttgcaaaatgatGACAATAACATATGTTATACGAGTAAAAGTGATAGTATGATTTGGGCTTACTTTCTTATGAAACAGGTCTATGATTTATGTAAACTACTTTACTCTGTATATTTCTGGAGACACTCCGAAGCCGTTGAATCAAACACAATCCGCCCAATAAAACAACTGACCATTAAGATCTATCGATTCCAAAAAATAAGAACAATGAAATCTTATACTGTGTAGCAATTTTCAGGTAATTTCCTTACCTGTAATACACACGACAGGGTATGGAAGTCATGCAACGTCATCTTAGTAAGATATTATCTATTTGgcttacatttgtatttctgtcCGTAGATTAAGTGGGAAGAATACATTgattgatgcatttgtaataacaCGGctgttaaattttctttctttccaaaaatcaccctttaatttaaaaataaaacttaatgacattttaccatcaataagATATATGTATATCTAGAAAGTTTAGCTGTATATCCTTTAAACAGTTGACTATTTTGCAAGAGGCTTGTATCAATCATAGACATATTTCTATGACGATTCTGCTTAAGAAATCGTCATTATTTCCGTTATTAAGCATAAGAATCTAAATGTCATAGAGTGAAATAGAGTGAAATTAAATGATATTCCAATAATACGTTGTTTTTAATTGTGCGTTGTCAAACTTATAACACTTATGGCATTCCATAATtccaaaactttcttttttctggaaataattcaatatttttccaATATGAATCCTATAAAATGAAGCTATATAAAACGTATGTATGGCATCACTAACAACCAATTACTGCACTGGTCACTTTTTAAGTCAATTTTCAAGATGTCTGTTGCATTTTAAGTCGCTCgtatattttgtgcatttttgtattttaactggAATTTATACATTTCCAGGAAAATAATTTGACTTCTTTATTTTTTCACCGTCAGTTCATAATTGTATGAAAATTATCtgtaaacaaattatattttactTGTACTGTTGTAATGCT
The Mercenaria mercenaria strain notata chromosome 10, MADL_Memer_1, whole genome shotgun sequence genome window above contains:
- the LOC123559478 gene encoding uncharacterized protein LOC123559478 codes for the protein MEWFLFLFINLLPWILFLQADANLYRSTVSKAETNWTQAAYTCDLVTPPIQFSRKENTVNIHGIPEIEVWNIVWVGYVMKWTAFDYIGCVDKADIFRNSIPQFLDTKDDPGQCYSACGYSEFFGILFHECYCLTKEAISAVQNKRKFCNQCLNGHSAPQGPACGTYNITSNIALYKVNKAVDENSDIPVNELTSDPYKVCLGYMPKKDSYKWARCAAEMRTVCKYDDGKVRPIADWAPWIGSMIRCHKNQSDPVTFSDMRVIGKDSSDSLMWTGVVRSQVIYRYTDHQNPARQDITRFGYVTKHPLDGFVLKFTPDNIKYWALCLNGKSPLSTTYVSPTETTGTSAWVTDGTYGTVSSTLETTVIRETRSASQTGTNVPVYVLVLVIVVFTLVIVGLVALLLWKTQKHKNQYTGNQTVANNVAYSNVYSNKTESDGPDDVFRTTGSTARPLDNLQQGVADDHYEEPLSIQTTNSFHSYDTPPSNQPSTTDHYDKPKQGQVAGAYESLGPKDANNYDKVKSSCPKYNTPPSNQPSATGHFDKTKEGQMVGAYESLGPRNAQTYDSVIS